Proteins encoded in a region of the Perognathus longimembris pacificus isolate PPM17 chromosome 11, ASM2315922v1, whole genome shotgun sequence genome:
- the LOC125360067 gene encoding LOW QUALITY PROTEIN: olfactory receptor 6F1-like (The sequence of the model RefSeq protein was modified relative to this genomic sequence to represent the inferred CDS: inserted 2 bases in 2 codons; deleted 2 bases in 1 codon), producing the protein MTTQNETLLQDFILLGFLRTQALQLSLFVLFLMMYXTIGGNMAILLVVSTSNQLHTPMYFFLSNLSFLEIWYTAAVPKALAILVRRSQIISFTSVFCRCTWVFSFGCTEYFLLATMAYDCYLAICFPLHYGIIISSLLSMKLALGXWVCGFLAIALPTALISSLSICGPHAINHFCDIAPWIALACTSTQAVELVSFVIAFVVILSSCLIKLLVSYIYIISTILRIPSANGRSKAFSTCSSHLPVVLIWYGSTIFIHVYTSIKDALDLTKADHVLNMVTPVLNPFIYMLRNKEVRETLLKKWKRK; encoded by the exons ATGACTACTCAAAATGAGACTTTACTACAGGATTTCATCTTGCTTGGTTTCCTCAGGACCCAGGCCCTTCAGCTATCTCTTTTTGTGCTCTTTCTCATGATGT CTACAATTGGAGGTAACATGGCTATCCTGTTGGTGGTGAGTACCTCCAACCAATTGCAtacccccatgtacttctttctGAGCAACCTCTCTTTCCTGGAGATTTGGTACACAGCTGCAGTCCCCAAAGCTCTAGCCATTCTGGTTAGAAGAAGCCAGATCATATCCTTCACAAGTGTCTTTTGCAGATGTACCTGGGTTTTCTCATTCGGCTGCACAGAGTACTTTCTCCTGGCAACCATGGCTTATGACTGCTATCTGGCCATCTGCTTTCCTCTACACTATGGGATCATCATAAGTAGCCTGCTCTCTATGAAGCTGGCTCTCG CCTGGGTCTGTGGTTTCCTGGCCATTGCACTGCCAACAGCACTCATCAGCAGCCTATCCATCTGTGGCCCTCATGCTATTAATCACTTCTGTGACATTGCACCTTGGATAGCCCTGGCCTGCACTAGCACACAGGCAGTGGAGCTGgtgtcttttgtgattgcttttgtagtcatctTGAGTTCCTGTCTGATCAAATTG CTCGTCTCCTACATATACATCATCAGCACCATCCTCAGGATCCCCTCTGCCAACGGCAGAAGCAAAGCCTTTTCCACTTGCTCCTCCCATCTCCCTGTGGTGCTCATCTGGTATGGTTCCACAATTTTCATCCATGTCTACACATCCATCAAAGATGCTTTGGATCTGACCAAAGCTGACCATGTCCTCAACATGGTGACTCCAGTTCTAAACCCCTTCATATACATGCTGCGCAACAAGGAAGTCAGAGAAACTCTTctgaagaaatggaagaggaaataa
- the LOC125359832 gene encoding LOW QUALITY PROTEIN: ribosomal oxygenase 1-like (The sequence of the model RefSeq protein was modified relative to this genomic sequence to represent the inferred CDS: inserted 2 bases in 1 codon; deleted 2 bases in 2 codons), whose amino-acid sequence MQEEAASRALLNGRRETLNPPGRXAAWSLYQAGCSLRLLCPQAFSTIVWQFLAVLQEQFGSMAGSNVYLTPPNSQGFAPHYYDIEAVVLQLEGRKLWRVYRPRVPTEEELALTSSPNFRQEDLGEPVLQTMLEPGDLLYFPRGFIHQAECQEGVHSLHLTLSTYQCNTWGDFLEAILPLAIQAAMEEIVEFRRGLPRDFMYYMGAQHSDSKDPRRTAFMEKVRILVARLGHFAPVDAVADQRAKDFIHDSLPPVLTDRERALSVYELPIRWEEEEPVNVGAHLTTETEVHMLQDGIARLAGEGGHLFLYYTVGNSCVYHLEEPKCLEIYPQQADAMEVLLRSYPEFVRVGHLPCESVEDQLSLATMFYDKGLLITKMPLTLN is encoded by the exons ATGCAAGAGGAAGCTGCAAGCCGAGCGCTACTCAATGGGCGACGAGAGACCCTGAACCCCCCGGGCCG CGCAGCGTGGTCTCTCTACCAGGCCGGCTGCTCCTTGCGCCTTCTCTGTCCGCAGGCTTTTTCTACCATCGTGTGGCAGTTTTTGGCGGTGCTCCAGGAGCAGTTTGGTAGCATGGCAGGCTCTAACGTTTACCTCACGCCCCCCAACTCGCAGGGCTTTGCCCCTCACTACTATGACATCGAAGCTGTTGTGCTGCAGCTGGAAGGTAGGAAACTCTGGCGGGTCTACCGACCTCGTGTTCCGACTGAG GAGGAACTGGCCTTGACATCTAGCCCCAACTTCAGGCAGGAAGACCTTGGTGAGCCGGTACTTCAGACTATGCTGGAACCTGGAGATTTGCTCTATTTTCCGCGGGGTTTCATTCATCAAGCAGAATGCCAGGAAGGAGTTCACTCCCTGCACCTCACTCTGTCCACATACCAGTGCAATACCTGGGGTGACTTCCTGGAAGCCATCCTGCCTCTGGCAATTCAGGCTGCAATGGAAGAAATTGTGGAATTTCGGAGGGGTCTGCCTCGAGACTTCATGTATTACATGGGGGCCCAGCATTCAGATTCAAAAGATCCTCGAAGAACTGCTTTCATGGAAAAGGTGCGGATCTTGGTTGCCCGCCTGGGACATTTTGCTCCAGTCGATGCTGTGGCTGACCAGCGAGCCAAAGACTTCATCCACGATTCTCTG CCCCCGGTGTTGACTGACAGGGAGAGGGCACTAAGTGTTTATGAGCTCCCAATTCGCTGGGAGGAGGAAGAACCTGTAAATGTGGGGGCCCACTTGACAACAGAAACAGAAGTCCACATGCTGCAGGATGGCATAGCTCGGTTGGCAGGCGAAGGAGGCCATTTGTTCCTCTACTACACGGTGGGAAACTCTTGTGTTTATCATCTGGAGGAACCTAAGTGTTTGGAAATATACCCCCAGCAAGCTGATGCCATGGAAGTCCTGCTTCGCTCCTACCCAGAATTTGTAAGAGTCGGACATCTGCCCTGTGAAAGTGTGGAAGACCAGCTTTCCTTAGCAACTATGTTTTATGATAAGGGGCTGCTGATCACCAAGATGCCTCTCACTCTAAACTAG